A genomic segment from Flavobacterium inviolabile encodes:
- a CDS encoding DUF937 domain-containing protein, which yields MLEQLTQLVQQYGGDAIVKNNAVPNELNESVMAEAGSSIFSGLQKIASEGGIDQLAGLFQGNNASSGSNPVVQKLSEQLTGDLGQKFGLSTEAASGVAGSLIPNVLGSLVNKAKDPNEQGFQISDIVNAISGGNGSSGLMDAISKYGGQFGLDQNNDGKVDMSDAMAAVSKKGGIGGLLGKLFGK from the coding sequence ATGCTTGAACAATTAACCCAATTAGTACAGCAATACGGAGGCGATGCCATTGTAAAAAACAATGCCGTTCCTAACGAATTAAACGAAAGCGTGATGGCTGAAGCCGGCAGTTCTATTTTTTCGGGATTACAGAAAATTGCTTCCGAAGGCGGAATTGACCAGTTAGCCGGTTTGTTCCAGGGCAACAATGCTTCGTCCGGTTCCAATCCTGTTGTTCAGAAATTATCCGAACAGTTAACCGGCGATTTAGGTCAGAAATTCGGTTTGAGTACCGAAGCGGCTTCCGGTGTGGCAGGCAGTTTGATCCCTAATGTATTAGGCTCCTTAGTGAACAAGGCAAAGGATCCGAATGAACAAGGGTTTCAGATTTCGGATATTGTTAACGCTATTTCCGGCGGAAACGGCAGTTCCGGTTTGATGGACGCCATTTCAAAATATGGCGGGCAATTTGGCCTGGACCAGAATAACGACGGAAAAGTCGATATGAGCGATGCCATGGCAGCTGTTAGTAAAAAAGGCGGTATTGGCGGACTTTTAGGAAAATTGTTCGGTAAATAA
- a CDS encoding TIGR02757 family protein → MSTINTGALPMDFLELQSFLNEKVALYNNPDFIESDPVQIPHLFSLKEDIEIAGFLSATIAWGNRKMIIKNAHRMMELMGNSPYDFIMSHTDDDIARLESFVHRTFNGKDFGSFVKGLQHIYKNHGGLETVFSKNQEEDSLQKSIHEFKKVFFEIEHLPRSQKHISDPLNNSAAKRINMYLRWMVRQDNKGVDLGIWKNIPPAKLSCPLDVHSGNVARKLALLSRKQNDGKALAELDLNLRKMDPLDPVKYDFALFGLGVFEGF, encoded by the coding sequence ATGTCGACAATCAATACCGGTGCATTGCCTATGGATTTTTTGGAATTGCAGTCTTTTTTAAACGAAAAGGTGGCTTTATACAACAATCCTGATTTTATTGAAAGCGATCCGGTGCAGATCCCGCATTTATTTTCGCTAAAAGAAGATATCGAAATTGCCGGCTTCCTGAGTGCTACCATTGCCTGGGGAAACCGCAAAATGATCATTAAAAATGCGCACCGCATGATGGAACTGATGGGCAACTCGCCGTATGATTTTATCATGAGCCATACCGATGACGATATCGCAAGGCTTGAGAGCTTTGTGCATCGTACCTTTAACGGAAAAGACTTTGGCAGTTTTGTAAAAGGATTGCAGCACATCTATAAAAATCATGGCGGTCTGGAAACTGTTTTTTCAAAAAATCAGGAAGAAGACAGTCTGCAAAAAAGCATACACGAATTCAAAAAAGTTTTCTTCGAAATTGAACATTTGCCACGATCACAAAAACACATTTCCGATCCGTTAAACAATTCCGCAGCCAAACGCATCAACATGTACCTGCGCTGGATGGTTCGCCAGGACAATAAAGGTGTCGACTTAGGAATATGGAAAAATATTCCGCCTGCTAAACTTTCCTGTCCGCTTGACGTACATTCAGGAAACGTAGCCCGGAAATTAGCCCTGCTTTCGCGAAAGCAAAACGATGGTAAAGCATTGGCAGAACTCGATTTAAATCTTCGAAAAATGGATCCTCTGGATCCTGTAAAATATGATTTCGCTTTGTTTGGATTAGGCGTTTTTGAAGGGTTTTAA
- the msrA gene encoding peptide-methionine (S)-S-oxide reductase MsrA: MKSIFALLFALTAVSCQSKEKKLSAEKNKEIEIMDEQKGLEVATVAGGCFWCTEAVFLELKGVKKVVSGYIGGNLKNPTYKEICTGTTGHAEAIAITFDPKLISYDDILEVFFATHDPTTLNRQGADVGTQYRSEIFYNSEAQKNAAENFIKLLNDQKIYGKNVVTAISKAGIFYPAEDYHQDYYNQNKSQPYCMAVINPKLEKLRKNYPSKLK; encoded by the coding sequence ATGAAAAGTATTTTTGCCTTATTATTTGCATTGACGGCGGTTTCGTGTCAATCCAAAGAAAAAAAACTTTCAGCAGAAAAAAACAAAGAAATTGAAATTATGGATGAACAAAAAGGATTAGAAGTGGCTACGGTAGCCGGAGGTTGTTTCTGGTGTACAGAAGCTGTTTTTCTGGAGTTAAAAGGAGTGAAAAAAGTGGTTTCCGGCTATATCGGCGGTAACCTTAAAAATCCAACCTATAAAGAAATCTGCACCGGAACAACCGGACATGCGGAAGCCATTGCAATTACCTTCGATCCTAAACTGATTTCGTATGACGATATTCTGGAAGTGTTTTTTGCTACGCATGATCCCACAACATTAAACCGTCAGGGTGCCGATGTGGGTACGCAGTACCGAAGTGAGATTTTCTATAACAGCGAAGCGCAGAAAAATGCGGCTGAAAATTTTATAAAACTGCTGAATGACCAGAAAATTTATGGTAAAAACGTGGTAACTGCCATTTCCAAAGCCGGTATTTTCTATCCGGCAGAAGATTACCATCAGGATTATTACAACCAGAATAAGTCCCAGCCGTACTGTATGGCAGTCATTAATCCGAAGCTGGAAAAGCTCCGCAAAAACTATCCGTCGAAGCTGAAATAA
- a CDS encoding ABC transporter ATP-binding protein: MIQAKNIHKYYDKLHVLKGVDLHIQKGEIVSIVGASGAGKTTLLQILGTLDKPTVESGTSLIINNEEVLKMNDKALSRFRNLQLGFIFQFHQLLPEFTALENVCIPAFIAGKNKQETEEEATKLLNYLGLYHRMHHKPGELSGGEQQRVAVARSLINKPAVIFADEPSGNLDTHSAENLHQLFFKLRDEFGQTFVIVTHNEELANMADRKLVMVDGLISK, encoded by the coding sequence ATGATACAGGCAAAAAACATTCATAAATATTACGATAAACTTCATGTATTGAAGGGTGTGGATTTACACATTCAAAAAGGAGAGATTGTTTCCATTGTCGGGGCTTCCGGTGCCGGAAAAACGACCTTATTGCAAATTTTAGGCACCCTGGACAAACCTACCGTTGAAAGCGGAACTTCGTTGATTATCAACAATGAGGAGGTTTTAAAAATGAATGACAAAGCACTTTCCAGATTCCGCAACCTGCAATTGGGCTTTATTTTCCAGTTCCATCAGCTGCTGCCGGAATTTACAGCTTTGGAAAACGTTTGTATTCCCGCTTTTATTGCCGGAAAAAACAAACAGGAAACAGAAGAAGAAGCGACCAAATTGCTGAACTATCTGGGATTGTACCACCGCATGCACCACAAACCGGGAGAACTTTCCGGCGGGGAACAGCAGCGTGTTGCCGTGGCCCGTTCGTTAATTAACAAGCCTGCCGTTATTTTTGCCGATGAGCCTTCCGGAAACCTGGACACTCATTCTGCCGAAAACCTGCACCAGCTTTTCTTTAAGTTACGGGATGAATTCGGACAGACATTCGTTATTGTTACCCACAATGAAGAACTTGCCAATATGGCCGACCGCAAACTCGTGATGGTCGACGGTTTAATCAGTAAATAG
- a CDS encoding DUF6787 family protein, whose product MEKLKQRWGVSSNFQIVIIFIVFAITGSTASYLSKPLVEWLGITKDNLTPWLYWPLRLIIILPVYKVLLVIIGTLFGQFTFFWNFVKKMLRHMGLGFLFKQ is encoded by the coding sequence ATGGAAAAATTAAAACAGCGATGGGGTGTTTCCTCTAACTTTCAGATAGTCATCATCTTTATTGTATTTGCGATAACCGGGTCAACAGCTTCTTATCTTTCAAAACCGTTAGTAGAATGGCTGGGTATCACCAAAGACAATTTAACGCCGTGGCTGTACTGGCCTTTGCGGCTTATCATCATACTTCCGGTTTATAAAGTACTGTTGGTGATTATCGGAACGCTCTTCGGGCAGTTTACTTTTTTCTGGAATTTTGTAAAAAAAATGCTCCGTCATATGGGACTCGGGTTCCTTTTCAAACAATAA
- a CDS encoding D-2-hydroxyacid dehydrogenase: protein MKVLANDGLSQSGIDALEKGGFEVITTKVAQEQVANYINKNEIDVLLVRSATKVRQDIIDNCPTLKVVGRGGVGMDNIDVAYAREKGIHVINTPASSSESVAELVFAHLFSGVRFLHDANRNMPLDGDTQFNNLKKAYANGIELRGKTIGIIGFGRIGREVARMALGLGMKVIATDKYVDEATIKVDFYNGQFINVDIETEPIEDVLKHSDFISLHVPAQDTYVIGKAEFDLMKEGVGIINCARGGVIDEVALIDALDDEKVLFAGLDVFEEEPTPAIQVLMNPKISLTPHIGAATIEAQERIGTELAEQIISLLKTNSQS, encoded by the coding sequence ATGAAAGTATTAGCTAATGACGGCCTTTCGCAGAGCGGTATTGACGCTTTGGAAAAAGGAGGCTTTGAAGTAATCACAACAAAAGTTGCACAGGAACAGGTTGCTAATTACATTAATAAAAACGAAATCGACGTACTGCTGGTTCGCAGCGCGACAAAAGTACGCCAGGATATTATCGACAATTGCCCGACGCTTAAAGTGGTGGGGCGCGGCGGTGTAGGTATGGACAATATAGACGTTGCCTATGCCCGCGAAAAAGGAATACACGTTATCAACACACCCGCTTCTTCTTCGGAATCTGTAGCAGAACTGGTATTTGCACATTTATTTTCCGGCGTTCGCTTTCTTCACGATGCTAACCGGAACATGCCGCTGGATGGCGACACTCAGTTCAATAACCTAAAAAAGGCGTATGCAAACGGAATTGAACTACGTGGCAAAACGATCGGTATTATCGGCTTCGGCCGTATTGGCCGTGAAGTTGCCCGTATGGCTTTAGGTTTGGGTATGAAAGTGATCGCAACCGATAAATATGTGGATGAAGCGACCATTAAAGTGGACTTTTACAACGGCCAGTTTATCAATGTGGACATTGAAACCGAACCGATTGAAGATGTTCTGAAACATTCCGATTTTATCAGCCTGCATGTACCGGCTCAGGATACCTATGTTATCGGGAAAGCAGAATTTGACCTGATGAAGGAAGGTGTCGGCATCATCAATTGCGCCCGTGGCGGTGTGATCGATGAAGTCGCTTTAATTGATGCTTTGGATGATGAAAAGGTGCTTTTTGCCGGATTGGATGTTTTTGAAGAAGAGCCTACTCCTGCTATCCAGGTTTTGATGAATCCTAAAATTTCACTGACGCCCCACATTGGTGCGGCTACCATTGAAGCGCAGGAACGCATCGGTACCGAACTGGCAGAACAGATTATCAGTTTATTAAAAACAAATTCACAATCTTAA
- a CDS encoding DUF6146 family protein, whose translation MKNFGIIGIIVLCIGVFSCSTPRQPTGISQTGTTAAAANNDTIRIANDELQYEIIIIDPGFNSWLIGRAKPRGFYTQSYLESRNIPWVTEWNTHVISPRRGQEDLFQMAIDYRSGTDYGYEVNYMLYNYLVYFQLKNNIRLGVFAPRP comes from the coding sequence ATGAAAAACTTTGGTATCATCGGAATTATCGTTTTATGCATCGGCGTGTTCAGTTGCAGTACACCCAGGCAGCCTACCGGAATATCCCAAACCGGAACTACCGCAGCTGCAGCGAACAACGACACGATTCGTATTGCTAATGACGAATTGCAGTATGAAATCATCATTATTGATCCCGGTTTTAATTCCTGGCTGATCGGCAGAGCAAAACCAAGAGGATTTTACACCCAAAGCTATCTGGAAAGCCGCAACATTCCGTGGGTAACCGAATGGAATACCCATGTGATTTCCCCCAGAAGAGGACAGGAAGATTTATTCCAGATGGCTATTGATTACAGAAGCGGTACCGATTACGGCTATGAAGTGAATTACATGCTTTATAATTATTTAGTCTATTTCCAATTAAAAAACAATATTCGGCTTGGAGTCTTTGCTCCGCGACCATAA